Proteins encoded together in one Deinococcus ruber window:
- a CDS encoding helix-turn-helix transcriptional regulator: protein MAASGSPARFPIPASAPQVSSAQPPANTKSRLLEVVKRHGAQTAQALARELEISVPAARKHLQGLQEAGLIAARTEKPGGRGRPQHVYALSERGESTFPKSYATLCSDVLSHVQQLFGEGAVLQVMDARRAELYRRLSSVVQGDLDQRVQILAHELKEAGYAAEVVYERGAWFLVERNCPALKVARDFGQLCESELNLYRDLLGTNVVRESRIACGAAECRYRIG, encoded by the coding sequence ATGGCTGCATCCGGTTCTCCTGCCCGTTTTCCCATTCCGGCCTCTGCCCCTCAGGTTTCCTCTGCTCAGCCGCCCGCCAACACCAAATCGCGGCTGCTGGAAGTCGTCAAGCGGCACGGCGCACAGACCGCGCAGGCACTGGCACGCGAGCTGGAAATCAGTGTTCCCGCCGCCCGCAAGCACCTTCAGGGCCTTCAGGAAGCCGGGCTGATCGCGGCCCGCACCGAGAAACCCGGCGGGCGGGGCCGTCCTCAGCACGTCTACGCCCTGAGCGAGCGCGGCGAGAGCACCTTTCCGAAGTCGTATGCCACGCTGTGCAGCGACGTGCTGTCGCATGTGCAGCAGCTCTTCGGAGAGGGCGCGGTGCTTCAGGTGATGGATGCCCGCCGCGCCGAACTGTACCGGCGGCTGTCGAGCGTGGTGCAGGGCGATCTCGACCAACGGGTGCAGATTCTGGCACACGAACTCAAAGAGGCCGGATACGCCGCCGAGGTGGTGTACGAGCGCGGCGCATGGTTTCTGGTCGAGCGCAATTGCCCGGCCCTGAAGGTGGCCCGCGACTTCGGGCAGCTCTGCGAAAGCGAACTGAACCTGTACCGCGACCTGCTGGGAACGAACGTGGTGCGCGAGTCACGGATCGCGTGCGGGGCTGCCGAGTGCCGCTACCGCATCGGCTGA
- a CDS encoding Mrp/NBP35 family ATP-binding protein has product MHENLLAALRTVNDPELHRDLVSLGMIERAELVGGTAEIKVNLTTPACPLKATIEADVTRAAMLVGGVDSVRVEFGAQVRTQATPPLPGVKNVIVVGSGKGGVGKSSVASNLACALARMGASVGLLDADVYGPSIAHMMGQGSARITANAEKKMQPIEAHGVRFLSMGNLMPAGQALVWRGPMLHSAIQQFLKDAAWGTLDYLIVDLPPGTGDVQLSLTQTVQLTGAVIVTTPQDVALLDASRAIDMFRKANVPILGIVENMSYFVAPDTGHSYDIFGRGGAKKLAQSFGGLPVLGEVPLDTEVRQDSDAGRPAVLAHPDSPAALSLSQIARNLAGRISVQTFQGSLEPLPMA; this is encoded by the coding sequence ATGCATGAGAACCTGCTCGCCGCCCTCCGCACGGTGAATGATCCAGAACTTCACCGCGATCTGGTTTCGCTCGGAATGATCGAGCGGGCTGAACTGGTGGGCGGTACGGCAGAGATCAAGGTGAATCTGACCACCCCCGCCTGTCCGCTCAAGGCCACCATCGAGGCCGATGTGACGCGGGCCGCCATGCTGGTGGGCGGTGTGGATTCGGTGCGCGTGGAATTCGGCGCTCAGGTACGCACGCAGGCTACGCCGCCGCTGCCGGGCGTCAAAAATGTGATCGTGGTGGGCAGCGGCAAGGGCGGCGTGGGCAAATCGTCGGTGGCGAGCAACCTCGCGTGTGCGCTGGCCCGCATGGGCGCGTCGGTGGGCCTGCTCGATGCCGATGTATACGGCCCCAGTATCGCGCACATGATGGGCCAGGGCAGCGCCCGCATCACCGCCAATGCCGAGAAGAAGATGCAGCCTATCGAGGCGCACGGCGTCCGGTTTCTGAGCATGGGCAACCTGATGCCCGCCGGGCAGGCGCTGGTGTGGCGCGGGCCGATGCTGCACTCCGCCATTCAGCAGTTTCTGAAAGATGCGGCCTGGGGCACGCTCGATTACCTCATCGTGGATCTGCCGCCCGGCACCGGAGACGTGCAGCTTTCGCTGACCCAGACGGTGCAGCTCACCGGAGCCGTCATCGTGACCACCCCGCAGGACGTGGCGCTCCTTGATGCCAGCCGCGCCATCGACATGTTCCGCAAAGCCAATGTGCCGATTCTGGGCATCGTCGAGAACATGAGTTATTTTGTGGCCCCCGACACCGGGCACAGTTACGACATCTTCGGGCGCGGCGGAGCCAAGAAGCTGGCCCAGAGCTTCGGCGGCCTTCCGGTGCTGGGCGAAGTGCCGCTCGATACCGAAGTGCGCCAGGACAGCGACGCGGGCCGTCCGGCAGTGCTGGCCCACCCGGACAGTCCGGCAGCGCTCAGCCTGTCTCAGATCGCCCGCAACCTGGCCGGACGCATCAGCGTGCAGACCTTCCAAGGCTCGCTTGAGCCGCTTCCGATGGCCTGA